CTCATGGTCTGACTTCTTTAACTAGGCTGGGCGTATCTATGCTAAACGTGCATGCGAGTGGTGGACCTACCATGATGAAGGCTGCAGCAGAGGCTGTAAAAAATGAAGCTGAGATTTTAAAGATTTCACGTCCCCAATTAATAGCCGTTACGGTATTGACAAGTATTAGTCAAAGTGATTGGGACTCTATGGGGCATAGAGTCGATATAGCTGATCAAGTTGTTCGATTCGCTAGCTTAGCTCAGGCCGCAGGAATCGATGGTGTTGTTGCGTCGCCGCAAGAAGCCGCTCTCATTCGGAAAGCTTGTGGTGATCAATTTCTAATTGTTACTCCGGGAGTAAGACCAGCTGGCGCTGCTTTGAATGATCAGAGTCGTGTGGCAACACCTGCAGGGGCACTGGCAGCCGGA
This Sporomusaceae bacterium FL31 DNA region includes the following protein-coding sequences:
- the pyrF gene encoding orotidine 5'-phosphate decarboxylase — protein: MANSNRLIVALDFSDFDQVKRLVENLGDGVSYYKVGMELYYSVGNTVIDYLRHLNKEIFLDLKLHDIPNTVAHGLTSLTRLGVSMLNVHASGGPTMMKAAAEAVKNEAEILKISRPQLIAVTVLTSISQSDWDSMGHRVDIADQVVRFASLAQAAGIDGVVASPQEAALIRKACGDQFLIVTPGVRPAGAALNDQSRVATPAGALAAGASHLVVGRPITAAQNPYESAKQILHEMEGH